A single Tumebacillus sp. BK434 DNA region contains:
- the rph gene encoding ribonuclease PH, which translates to MRVDGRQPNETRTITIERNYIKHAEGSVLISVGDTKVICTATVEDKVPPFLRNSGTGWITAEYGMLPRSTGTRNQRESSRGKVGGRTMEIQRLIGRALRAIVDLKALGEKTLWLDCDVIQADGGTRTASITGAFVALADALYKQVEKGSLSTLPITDFLAAVSVGMVGDRAVLDLNYQEDSAANVDMNIVMTGAGRFVELQGTGEEATFSMDELQQMLALGKIGNEQWISLQKQVLGEEITGLIAKNALQNA; encoded by the coding sequence ATGCGAGTGGACGGACGTCAACCGAACGAAACCCGCACGATTACGATTGAACGCAATTACATCAAACATGCTGAAGGATCGGTCTTGATCTCTGTCGGCGACACGAAAGTGATCTGCACGGCGACTGTGGAGGACAAAGTTCCGCCGTTTCTGCGCAACTCCGGCACGGGCTGGATCACCGCTGAGTACGGAATGCTGCCGCGCTCGACCGGCACCCGCAACCAGCGCGAGTCGTCCCGAGGCAAAGTCGGCGGACGCACGATGGAAATTCAGCGTCTGATCGGACGGGCGTTGCGCGCCATCGTCGACTTGAAAGCGCTTGGCGAAAAGACTTTGTGGCTGGACTGCGACGTGATTCAGGCGGACGGCGGCACCCGCACCGCATCGATCACCGGCGCGTTTGTCGCGCTGGCGGATGCGTTATATAAGCAGGTGGAAAAAGGGTCGCTCAGCACGTTGCCGATCACCGATTTTCTGGCGGCGGTCTCGGTGGGCATGGTCGGCGACCGGGCGGTGCTCGACTTGAACTATCAGGAAGACTCGGCGGCGAATGTTGACATGAACATCGTGATGACCGGCGCCGGCCGCTTTGTCGAGCTGCAAGGCACGGGCGAAGAAGCGACGTTTTCGATGGATGAACTGCAGCAGATGCTTGCGCTGGGCAAGATCGGCAACGAACAATGGATCAGTCTGCAAAAGCAGGTGCTGGGCGAAGAGATCACCGGTCTGATCGCCAAAAATGCGCTGCAAAACGCCTAA
- a CDS encoding XTP/dITP diphosphatase — MGQIQTKLLLATKNQGKVKEFQHFFAELGWHVEAVPQDAPDVVEDKDTFAGNAIKKAEEIAKAYHMPALADDSGLEVDALQGRPGVYSARFAGEHATDEQNNAKLLQELTGIGDDSRAARFVSAIALSRPGQETLVSFGTLEGAVLHTGRGTQGFGYDPLFVLPERGKTLAELSLEEKNSISHRAKALRGMIEMLKMEGHDGAVSESEQGPGE, encoded by the coding sequence ATGGGACAGATTCAAACCAAACTTCTTCTTGCCACCAAGAACCAAGGCAAAGTCAAAGAGTTTCAACACTTTTTCGCCGAGCTCGGCTGGCATGTCGAAGCGGTGCCGCAGGACGCGCCCGACGTCGTCGAGGACAAGGATACTTTTGCCGGCAATGCGATCAAGAAGGCTGAGGAGATCGCCAAAGCGTATCATATGCCGGCGCTGGCCGATGACTCCGGCCTGGAAGTCGATGCGCTGCAAGGTCGACCCGGCGTCTATTCGGCGCGCTTTGCCGGCGAACACGCGACCGACGAGCAAAACAACGCGAAACTCTTGCAGGAGCTGACCGGCATCGGGGACGACAGCCGGGCGGCCCGTTTCGTCTCGGCGATCGCGCTGTCCCGACCGGGGCAGGAGACGCTGGTGTCGTTTGGCACGCTCGAAGGCGCAGTTCTGCACACCGGGCGGGGCACGCAAGGATTCGGCTACGATCCGTTGTTCGTGCTGCCCGAGCGCGGCAAGACGCTGGCCGAACTCTCATTGGAAGAAAAAAATTCCATCTCGCACCGGGCGAAAGCGCTGCGCGGCATGATCGAGATGCTGAAGATGGAAGGGCATGACGGCGCGGTGAGCGAGTCGGAGCAAGGGCCGGGCGAATGA